Genomic DNA from Hyperolius riggenbachi isolate aHypRig1 chromosome 10, aHypRig1.pri, whole genome shotgun sequence:
gtcagcagtaaccaggcagcagtcagcagttaccaggcagcagtcagcagttaccaggcagcagtcagcagttaccaggcagcagtcagcagttaccaggcagcagttaccaggcagctgtgagcagttacaaggcagctgtgagcagttacaaggcagctgtgagcagttacaaggcagctgtgagcagttacaaggcagctgtgagcagttacaaggcagctgtgagcagttaccaggcagctgtgagcagttaccaggcagcagcaagtagttgagagagtttgaagggttttcactgcctatcaactgcctgtggaaaagaggcgtgAATGCTACCTCTAGcacattataggcttgtctgaataggtgtgttTTCAGAATAGAGCGTCTCACCCATGTGAAATATTTTATGTTTAACAAAAGCTCTCTTTatcttcaaaacatttcccacattcaaaaCATGGATGTTTACTAATgcatgtgagatctctcatgacggaCAAGGTGAGATTTTAGGtaaaaagatttcccacactcagtacaaaaatacggcttctcaccagtgtgagatttttcatgtgtgacaaggtttcctttaagtccgaaacatttcccacactcagcacaggaatatggcttttcaccagtgtgagatctctcatgtatgacaagctttCCTTTagttataaaacatttcccacactcagcacatgaatagggcttctcaccagtgtgaactctctcatgtctgacaagctctGCTttgtgaacaaaacatttcccacacgcagcacatgaataaggcttttcaccagtgtgagatctctcatgtgtgataaGGCCTGCTTTGTgtcgaaaacatttcccacactcagcacatggatatggcttctcaccagtgtgagtgctCTCATGTGCGACAAGCAGTGATTTACGGACATAACctttcccacattcagaacaagaatagggcttcttaccagtgtgagatgtctcatgactgacaagatttgatttactaacaaaacatttcccacactcagcacatgaatagggcttctcaccagtgtgggatctctcatgtatgacaagctttCCTTTATCATGAAAAaacttcccacactcagcacatgaatagggcttctcaccagtgtgacatctctcgtGTCTAACAAGAAGTGATTTACAaacgaaacatttcccacactcagcacatgaatacggcttctcaccggtgtgagTTCTCACATGTCTATCAAGCTGTGGTttccgaacaaaacatttcccacactcagcacatttatagcacttctcaccagtgtgagatctcttgtgtatgacaagacttgatttcagaccaaaacatttcccacactcaccacatgaataaggcttctcaccagtgtgggaatTCTTATGTTGGACAAGTTTTGATTTACTCTCAAAGgacttcccacactcagcacatgtaaAAGGATGGTCACCAGTGTGATAtctttcatgtctgacaagatgtgatttccaaaGAAAATATCTTCCACATGTTGAACAGGAATACAACTCTCCAGCAGGGgatgagctgtgctgggtatgaggcccctcagggttagacaggtgagaggagtctgggggaatatttggagtcaccaggatatctgcaggagactcttgtccagtgacatcatcatccgttgtacagtctgtggatacagagagacgagtctctgagaggttcctgatgccgggactccgccctgcaaatagagaaacatcatcacttcctgttagagaattctgaggggaggaacaattatcattagggatggtcagtgagctgctgagaatTCCAAAATGATGCAAAGTTTATGTGGTTTGGAAATGGAccagatgcagcagctgcataactttgcatataaTTAACATACAACTTGTACCATCTTTAAGTTATATGCATATCACTGACCAtcactagttatcagcctgacagagaactgcagaaggttgtgctcattacaggcggccaatcacatgaTGATAACTGCCCAGCATACAAAACAAATTGtaagtttcatttttattttcagttaaaaatacttttttttttttaaataatatttattaGCATTTTTGTAGGAATAAAACATGCATGACATACTAtgaaaactacctctccaggtccaggCCAATTTCCATTTTAATTCTATAGGAGCAACGCCTGATATAGTATAATATTTTTGGTCCCTACTTGACACTacatctggatatagtaaacagtgggcggtgcatgtgtcATGTCAGTGGGTGGAGCATGCGTCATGTCAGTGGGTggagcatgcgtcatatgtcagtgtgatacccatggtcggctgctctcttcaggctggtttgCAGGTGAgatgatgcctgataacatttgtaagacaagaagaatggtgctggatatacagtactgtacaaataagcagcctggggaaaatgaggaataatgtgaatgtgaatgtaaacaaaagaggatgcagcgttaccacttccactttgcaatcactgaTAAAAGTATCGTCACAGTCCTCCCATGAGATTGTACGCACTCccgggtatctcttcccttgttagcaATGACACTCCTGACAGCGTGTGGAGCACAGTACCGGCTACTTTCAGTTGCAGTGCAGATCAGAGCGGACCTACtcgctgcaaaactaaggagagtggagaggtGAGTGCTAAGCCCTGCCCACGGAATTTCAGAGCCACTCACATTAAAGATGCAAATAGCTTATGactggctgcattttgaagagaggatTCATGATTGGCTctagtgtgagcagaaagttttgcaggacatgGGCTGCAAGTCCCGCCCACATAGGTATCAAGCCACTCgcaggaagcgagtggctgcctctattcagtgatggaTGCAatttttaactgcttgccgaccgcgtcacaccgatgggcgtggccgtggcagcagccccaggaccgcctaacgccgattggcataaggtccttggggcttggagtgcaggagatcgcacgcaggccaccgtctaattacattgtacagcactgcgatctgcagcagcgctgtactggggacagccatgtcacatggctgtccccctggggcactagagagcgatcggctctcataggcagaagcttattacagccgatcgccatgattggccggctgcgggaaggaagggagaggaaaataaattaaaaataaaatagtaatatttattaaaaataaatgaagaaaaatattgacacacacacacaaaaaaaaatacacagagggagcgatcagaccccaccaacagagagctctgttggtggggagaaaaggggggggggaggaaatcacttgtgtgctgtgttatgcggccctgcagcttggccttaaagctgcagtggcccattttgtaaaaaaatggcctggtctttaggggggtttaagcacatggtcctcaagaggttaaggagcTCTGGATGCTGTACaagcaatttgtccagcctggctatgcagccataAGGTATACTTAACATTGTAGTCCACCATATGTGCAAGTGCTtgcactgtacctccaatgggaggacagagctgctcctttgcagcagagaatgtaccggggcatgctgggccatttctgggacaatttctgatatagtagacttctgatatagtacactacttttcctggtcccttggagttttctATAACACGATTATACTGTATTAacaacttcgcatccagaccttgtttccaacTTATGGACCGGAGCagctttgacagtttagctatttcccgttcaccaattagtgctgcatcagatagtgccagacatgtgcacaggagcaagcccaatcctgcactgcttctgctacaagacgtatatctactgactcgtggcttagatgaagtcacagaggacgtagatatacctcagtggtggataaagtggttaaacatacaaATATCTATAAACTATCAAATAACTGGTCATTCCTGGAGGGGATTATTTTAGAAGACATGGGGGCATATGAAATTcacctttttttcctgagttttctcctaggtgttattttaaagagaagaagaaaaatgaaGTTCCCAGCATTtcactattaaccacttaatgacaagctgacttataaaaacgtactCCCAATGGCTCcaggacagtgctgctgccgctgtgcatgtgcacgcccccacgcgtgcacgtgcattcccgcgcaggtgcacgtgaaaatagtgaaaaaaaaaacaccatagaaaaaaaatacaccttcatttccaaatactatattgtcaccatactttgtactagcgacataattaaaatcttgtgacaaCCAGAACAAATTGGCAGATAAAATGCTTGGGTTTTACGCAcaggtttatattaaaactataggggatgtaattggagaaatagtgtacatgttttccttgtttttccctttaaagtgcttagaaaataaagtaattactgaaaacaaatattccccccatcccccccaaaaaaaacaagatatagatcatttcattgtgattagtagtgattaagctattggcaaaagaaagggatgagcactgaaaaggTGAACATCGCTTtggggcgaagtggttaaaaaaaaaaaagccccaaaagtattagaaaaagtactatcaaattgatTTTGTATATTTTTGTGCTTGCTGCCggtttaaagggtattttatggacaagatgtgaaaatatcaacttggagaaaactaaggagaaaaggtgaagTGCATATGAGCCCTGGTGTGGGGTTTGTGAATTCTCATCCACAGGAAGGAGATTGATATTGAATCAGTGTGTGCCTATGCAAGGGCTGTTGGCCTACTGCCTGcaaagcttaaaggacacccaagacaaaaataaaatgaaacaaacgattgtatctatcttccttctcctaaaaatgactattcagttttatttgatgtttaaatctactttttaaaagttttaactgttttattgtttttgctcaatgacgtattcattaaagtatgccagagctaaaatctatgaactattgaccctttttatcgctttcctgctctcagaagccattttctgctaggaaagtgttttatagttggaatttatcagtgagggccacactgtagtcactttctgtctgagtcaggactaagtcaggactaagggctcgtttccactgtagcgttgcaaatttgcatgcgtatGGAATGTACACAGGCATGCGAAAACGCATCatgatgcgaattcgcatgcgtatttttagtatgcgtttttaaccctttcaatgcCTGTGAAACAGTAGAAGTAGGTTGTCATCACAGGAAGAGGATTTCCCTTAAAAATTCCAATAAAAGGTGTTGCCACGTGGGTTTTGTGAGGGCGATTGAGTTGGTTGTGGTTTGTGGAGTTGGGAGAATGTCTGATTTGGAGGAGATTGTGCTTTTGTCCATGATGAACAATTCGCAGTTCTTCATGGAGAGGATGCGGAGGAGGATTACACCTCGTAGGAGACACCGTTTTTGGGTGCATCCTCTGGTGGTGGAGAGGCCTCTAAAAGGGCAGTTTACACTCCTTTATGAGGATATCCGTAGCCACCCGGTGAAGTTTTTCAATTATACACGGATGAGTACTACCACGTAAGTAGTTACTGTATCTTTGTTTTTAGCTTTACTCTAAACTGTGGTATGTATTGTAAATGCTTGTGGTATTTTGTTTGCAGTTTTGATTACCTGCTGCAGACCTTGGGCTCACATTTACGTAGGGAGAATACCTGGTACCGTAATGCTTTGATCCCGGAGGAGAGACTTCTGGTGACGCTAAGGTGAGAAGGCGCCCTCTTAAATGTCTGTCATTGGTACATTGTTAAATGGTCGTCCTTAACAGCCGCTAGGTGGTCCATGCACGTAGCCAAATCCTCTCTGTCTTCACTTCCACTTACATCATCAATGCAGCAGTTAAGGCAGAGAGGCTTTGGCAACGTGGATGGACTACACAGCAGTTCACAAGGACTATTTACTGTTGGTCAGCACTGTCATCAATGGCTAAGCAGCTATATTAACAGCTTTGTTGTGTTTTCCTTTTGAACTGAGGACAAAGTAACACTGTCCAAACCATAGGGATGTAAATGGAGGCAATGTAGACGTCTGGATGCATTTTCAGCTGCCTGTTGCTTGGGGTACGTTTGTGAGCACGTATTTCAAAAGTGCACAATGGCACTTAATCATAGGGTCAGGAGGTAGTGGGTTTGCTGCATTAGGCTGCCGGGTTCCATCTTCTTCTGCTTCATGTGGGCCACACACATCTTACTTGACTTTAAATGGTGAACAAACTACACAGACAACAGTAATACATGAATCAGTTTAATATCATGGTTTAGTAAGGTATCGAATATTTGTAAGTGCTATCTTGTGTTGTAAT
This window encodes:
- the LOC137535377 gene encoding zinc finger protein 84-like, encoding MEEGNMRTIKEETYVRREQQSMEEGDMMRTIKEEETYVRSDQQSMEEGNMRTIKEETYVRREQQSMEEGDMMRTIKEEETYVRSDQQSMEEGDMMRTIKEEEEEAYVRSDQQLMEEGLIIKVIKEEETYVRSDQQSIEEGDMMRTSKEEEEETYVRSDQQSIEEGDMMRTIKEEEKETYVRSDQQSMEEGDVMGTAIKQDPLTESKTGRSPGIRNLSETRLSVSTDCTTDDDVTGQESPADILVTPNIPPDSSHLSNPEGPHTQHSSSPAGELYSCSTCGRYFLWKSHLVRHERYHTGDHPFTCAECGKSFESKSKLVQHKNSHTGEKPYSCGECGKCFGLKSSLVIHKRSHTGEKCYKCAECGKCFVRKPQLDRHVRTHTGEKPYSCAECGKCFVCKSLLVRHERCHTGEKPYSCAECGKFFHDKGKLVIHERSHTGEKPYSCAECGKCFVSKSNLVSHETSHTGKKPYSCSECGKGYVRKSLLVAHESTHTGEKPYPCAECGKCFRHKAGLITHERSHTGEKPYSCAACGKCFVHKAELVRHERVHTGEKPYSCAECGKCFITKGKLVIHERSHTGEKPYSCAECGKCFGLKGNLVTHEKSHTGEKPYFCTECGKSFYLKSHLVRHERSHMH